In the Aristaeella hokkaidonensis genome, GATCCAAGTACGGCGCCTGGGCAGGAGATCCTGCCGCCCAGTGGTGCGCGGAATTCCTCTGCTGGTGTGTGGATCAGGTGGATCAGCGCTGGGGCACTTCCCTGCTCCGGAACGTCTATCCCTTCTACACCTCTTCCAATACCGGACGGAACTTCTTCGTGCGCAACGGCCGCTATGTGGTCCGCAAGGGCAAAGTGGACGGCTGGGGATATCAGTGGCTGAAGGGACAGGATACCTTCATCAAATCCGGAGACTATGTTCCTCAGCCGGGAGACTGGGTATTCTTCAACTGGGGCGGCGGCACCGACACGGAGCATGTGGCCCTGGTGGAATACTGTACGGAAGACCGCCCCGGCGGCACTGTCACGGTTCACGTCATCGAGGGCAACAATCCCTCTGCCGTAGCCCGGAACACCTATGAACTGAACAGTCCCTCCATTCTCGGTTACGGCACCGTTCGCGAGGTGGCGGACACCACCATGGTCTTCGGCAACCAGGGCGAGAAGGTCCGCCAGCTGCAGGAGCGCCTCGCCTACCTGGGGTTCCTGCGGGCCGATCTGGTCACCGGCCGCTTCACAGATTCCACCACCGAGGCGCTCCGCGCCTACCAGGAAGCCCGGGGGCTGCGGGTCATCGGCGTTGCCAACCGGGAAACCCAGCAGCTGCTGGAAGAAGAATATAACCGGACTTACCAGAATGACCCCAATATCTGGTCTGTTGTGGATGACGACTGACTTTTCATCCGTTACTATATCTGACTGATTTCCGCTGAAAGGATGTTTCTCCTATGAAACAGCGTTTTCTTTGCCTGCTCTGTGCCCTGCTCCTGCTGATTCCTTCCCTGGCTCCTGCGGAAAGCGTCCAGGCCGAGGACAATTACAGCTTCGATTTTGACTTCACCTTTTCCATGAACGCGCAATCCTTCCCGAAGCTGATGCGTTCCCGGATGGCCGGCTATGCAGCGCTCATCAACAAGCTGGGGCTCCGGGGCAATGTTGCCTGGACCCGCAGCACAGAGTCCTTCGAGCTGGACGCCGAGCTGTATTTCACAGACAAACCTTCCCTGACCTTCCCTTTCCGCATTTACGGCACAGAGCAACGCGTCTTCATTACCTCCCCGCTGATTCAGGACGAAGTACTCCTGCTGAACATGGTAGCCTTTCTGGAGTTTTCAGTTAAAGCGAAAACAACGCTGGGTATTCCGCTTCCCTATCTGGCCTATCTCTATCCGCTTACCACCGCATATGCTTTTTCCGGCCCTGCCAACGTCTGGCATAACGTGATCGGCACCTATACCGAAAGCGGTAAAATAACAACCAAACAGCTCCGCACCCTGACCGAACGCTGGTCTGAAGAGTTTACGACAAATCCTGATCTCCTGCGCTGGATTACAGCGCTTGCTGATGGTTCCGACAAAGCACACGATGCTGTGGAAATAGAACTGTCACATATACCGGAATATATCGAAAAAATAACCAACGGATGTAAACCTGTTACAATCAAAATACACGATGGTTCCCAAACCTGGACGACATCCGGAAAAGAGGTGCTTTTCTCCCGCCAGGAAACCGACGAAGGCCTTACACTCGCCGTGACCCTGCCTTCCTCTGAAAACCAGTATGTCCCCAGTTTAACCTATTCAGATACAAAAGACGCTTCCACCCTTTCTTTCAGGCTGGAGGCTTCCCTCATGCGCGATCCCTATATTGTCGCCACTGATGATCCGATTCCTGCCAATACCAGGCAAACATCCGCCGTTCAATCTGACAGTTCATATGATGATTTCTCGGATGAGACTGAATTCTATTATGATGAGGATGAATCAGATCACGGCTTTTACGACGATTACGGTGAGTCCGGCGCCATGCAGGAAACGACCTTCCCTGCCGGTTTGCTTGATCTTGTTGTGGAAACCGAGAGACTTCCTGTTTCCCTGCCTGCCGAATCGGATTTCAACATCATGATCAACCTCCAGGAGAAACTGTTCCCGCATTTCAGCACAAAGATCCATGGAGAAACAAAAAAAGACGGATCCCTGATCCTCTCTGTACGCAAGCTGCGTCAGGAAGAATCGGAATCCGAAGAAATCTTCCGCTGTACCGGAACCCTGGTTCCGGCGGAATTACGGGATATCCCGAACTATATGCATAAAGATCTGGATGGCGTTTATAACGTCTTTTCCTTCAACGAACAGTCCCTGGCTGCATTCAGGCACAATGTACTGCCGAAAATGATCGACAGCATCTTCAAATTCGTGGAAGCCGCTCCCACTTCAGCCTGCCAGAGCCTGCTGGACGACCTGACGGACAGCGGCATCCTGGACATGGTCATGAAATACTGATTATTCTTCGTACTCCGTATCAAATACAAAGGCGGCGGGACCCTCCTGGAACACATGATTCGTTTCAGCGTCCCACTCCACGGTAAGCGGTCCTCCGTTCAGCTCGAGGACCGCTTTTCTTTCGCACAATCCGTTCAGCACGGTGGCCACCAGGGTTGCGCAGGCGCCGGTGCCGCAGGCCAGGGTTTCCCCGCTGCCCCGCTCCCATACCCGCATCCGCAGGTGGGTCCGGTCCTTCACGGTCACAAGCTCAACATTGGTCTTCCGGGGGAACAGCGGATTCACCTCAATGGAGGCTCCCACGCCGTGCACATCAAAGCTGTCCGCGTCATCCACAAAGATCACCGCATGGGGATTGCCCATGCTCACGCAGGTCATCCGGTATTCCCTGCCCAGGGCTTCCACCGGAGCGCCGATTACCGGGTTCGCGTTCACGTTCACCGGGATCTTCAGGCCTTCCAGTTCCGGCTCACCCATGTCCACCCGAACGCTTTCGGTGACGCCGTCCTTCACATTCAGCTTGAGGATCTTGATACCCGCCCCGGTCATGAGACTGATCTCTTCCTTGTTGCTCAGTCCCCGGTCATGGATATACTTGGCCACGCAGCGGGAGGCGTTTCCGCACATCTCCGCTTCGCTTCCGTCCGCGTTGAACATGCGCATCCGGAAGTCCGCTTCCTCGCAGGGCATGATCAGCACCAGTCCATCTGATCCCACGCCGAAATGACGGTCGCTGATT is a window encoding:
- a CDS encoding peptidoglycan-binding protein, giving the protein MNYKRLLSFLFILLLTISSALADDRRIDPAWPVPDYVEHLLEVATEEIGYTEDHGRSKYGAWAGDPAAQWCAEFLCWCVDQVDQRWGTSLLRNVYPFYTSSNTGRNFFVRNGRYVVRKGKVDGWGYQWLKGQDTFIKSGDYVPQPGDWVFFNWGGGTDTEHVALVEYCTEDRPGGTVTVHVIEGNNPSAVARNTYELNSPSILGYGTVREVADTTMVFGNQGEKVRQLQERLAYLGFLRADLVTGRFTDSTTEALRAYQEARGLRVIGVANRETQQLLEEEYNRTYQNDPNIWSVVDDD
- the dapF gene encoding diaminopimelate epimerase; protein product: MKITKMQGLGNDYIYVNCFEETVKDPVTLAQKISDRHFGVGSDGLVLIMPCEEADFRMRMFNADGSEAEMCGNASRCVAKYIHDRGLSNKEEISLMTGAGIKILKLNVKDGVTESVRVDMGEPELEGLKIPVNVNANPVIGAPVEALGREYRMTCVSMGNPHAVIFVDDADSFDVHGVGASIEVNPLFPRKTNVELVTVKDRTHLRMRVWERGSGETLACGTGACATLVATVLNGLCERKAVLELNGGPLTVEWDAETNHVFQEGPAAFVFDTEYEE